The Lepisosteus oculatus isolate fLepOcu1 chromosome 4, fLepOcu1.hap2, whole genome shotgun sequence genome window below encodes:
- the LOC107075321 gene encoding zinc finger protein 696 isoform X2 codes for MAETPLKLEIQLSSLIERNVQNTVSEIAQLLRGSLAGLRAELTRKRRQNQTLSAELRQLEESLRAERRQLCPASPAGAGEGCAVEDGGGVPEPEEGPRTRHDRGPARAPDKEGVRSQGRSQRDDSGASFYVIEIDPSAIDLQFVLPSPVVPAEPLGSEHGSTDGDPGDLLRISHAGSPRVNGHLELEPGGTPPGLPEPPAGARAPCGGDSQPPWLSGDADLAAGVLSQAEGPADGWCAWTAERASVCSSPCDECQAGAPEGDGVPLFGSQPSDQKPETPESDTAAPDEQDELFAGGEEPQRFSRTPVPHAQTGPGQTLPPGHSASGSEPPTPAQSPGFQMELRRSKESPSLHGGPLTQEPAAGYHCPHCGKKLSSSYSVRRHLQIHMRDRFRCAECGKTFGYLSSLDRHKRIHSRPDEPPGKICGPPAGHVRRLRRRRGRNPLGCIHCEEPASRRNSLPPHRAAQHPKRRRPAEPPVPQKDAEAGGKPRFPCGQCHKSFTRRYSLKRHLSAHTAHGPPPAPGRTQELGQGGERSRR; via the exons ATGGCGGAGACTCCGCTGAAGTTGGAAATCCAGCTGTCGTCGCTCATAGAGAGGAACGTGCAGAACACGGTGTCGGAAATCGCGCAGCTGCTGCGAGGCAGCCTGGCCGGCCTGCGCGCCGAGCTGACGCGCAAGCGGAGGCAGAACCAGACCCTCTCGGCGGAGCTGCGCCAGCTGGAGGAGTCGCTGAGAGCCGAGAGGCGGCAGCTGTGTCCGGCCAGCCCTGCCG GAGCCGGAGAGGGCTGTGCCGTGGAGGATGGGGGCGGCGTGCCGGAGCCAGAGGAGGGCCCCAGGACGAGACACGACCGGGGGCCGGCACGCGCGCCGGACAAGGAGGGCGTCCGCAGCCAGGGCAGAAGTCAGCGGGACGACTCGGGCGCCTCTTTCTACGTCATTGAAATCGACCCCTCGGCCATCGATCTGCAGTTCGTCCTGCCCTCTCCTGTTGTCCCCGCGGAGCCGCTGGGCTCGGAGCACGGCTCCACGGACGGGGATCCGGGCGACCTGCTGCGAATTTCCCACGCGGGATCTCCGCGGGTGAATGGGCACCTTGAACTGGAGCCGGGCGGCACCCCTCCGGGGCTGCCCGAGCCCCCTGCGGGGGCCCGAGCCCCCTGCGGGGGGGACAGCCAGCCACCCTGGCTGTCGGGGGACGCTGACCTTGCTGCCGGGGTCTTATCCCAGGCAGAGGGTCCCGCGGATGGCTGGTGTGCCTGGACGGCGGAGAGGGCGTCTGTTTGCTCTTCGCCCTGCGATGAATGCCAGGCGGGCGCCCCAGAGGGGGACGGCGTCCCTCTATTCGGGTCTCAGCCGAGTGACCAGAAGC CCGAAACACCGGAGAGCGACACTGCTGCCCCTGATGAACAGGACGAGCTCTTCGCTGGCGGAGAAGAGCCCCAGAGATTTTCGCGCACACCCGTTCCCCACGCTCAGACTGGCCCAGGGCAAACCCTGCCCCCGGGCCACTCGGCTTCCGGATCCGAACCTCCCACACCAGCCCAGTCTCCCGGCTTCCAGATGGAACTGCGCCGGAGCAAGGAGAGTCCCAGTCTCCACGGCGGCCCCCTGACCCAAGAGCCCGCAGCGGGATATCATTGCCCGCACTGCGGCAAGAAGCTCTCCAGCTCCTACAGCGTCAGAAGACACCTGCAGATTCACATGAGGGATCGCTTCAGGTGCGCCGAGTGCGGGAAGACGTTCGGGTACCTGAGCAGCTTGGACAGACACAAGCGAATCCACTCGAGGCCCGACGAGCCGCCCGGGAAGATCTGCGGTCCACCCGCGGGCCACGTCCGACGGCTCAGACGTCGGAGAGGCAGGAACCCGCTGGGCTGTATCCATTGCGAGGAGCCGGCGAGCAGGCGGAACAGCCTTCCCCCGCACCGAGCCGCCCAGCACCCCAAGCGCCGTCGACCAGCTGAGCCCCCAGTGCCCCAGAAGGACGCAGAGGCCGGCGGGAAACCCCGATTTCCCTGCGGCCAGTGCCACAAGAGCTTCACCAGGCGCTACTCCCTCAAGCGCCACCTGTCGGCTCACACGGCCCACGGCCCGCCCCCCGCTCCCGGCAGGACTCAAGAGCTCGGGCAGGGAGGCGAGAGGAGCAGGCGGTGA
- the LOC107075321 gene encoding zinc finger protein 696 isoform X1, with protein sequence MAETPLKLEIQLSSLIERNVQNTVSEIAQLLRGSLAGLRAELTRKRRQNQTLSAELRQLEESLRAERRQLCPASPAGERSSKEPSRSSEGAGEGCAVEDGGGVPEPEEGPRTRHDRGPARAPDKEGVRSQGRSQRDDSGASFYVIEIDPSAIDLQFVLPSPVVPAEPLGSEHGSTDGDPGDLLRISHAGSPRVNGHLELEPGGTPPGLPEPPAGARAPCGGDSQPPWLSGDADLAAGVLSQAEGPADGWCAWTAERASVCSSPCDECQAGAPEGDGVPLFGSQPSDQKPETPESDTAAPDEQDELFAGGEEPQRFSRTPVPHAQTGPGQTLPPGHSASGSEPPTPAQSPGFQMELRRSKESPSLHGGPLTQEPAAGYHCPHCGKKLSSSYSVRRHLQIHMRDRFRCAECGKTFGYLSSLDRHKRIHSRPDEPPGKICGPPAGHVRRLRRRRGRNPLGCIHCEEPASRRNSLPPHRAAQHPKRRRPAEPPVPQKDAEAGGKPRFPCGQCHKSFTRRYSLKRHLSAHTAHGPPPAPGRTQELGQGGERSRR encoded by the exons ATGGCGGAGACTCCGCTGAAGTTGGAAATCCAGCTGTCGTCGCTCATAGAGAGGAACGTGCAGAACACGGTGTCGGAAATCGCGCAGCTGCTGCGAGGCAGCCTGGCCGGCCTGCGCGCCGAGCTGACGCGCAAGCGGAGGCAGAACCAGACCCTCTCGGCGGAGCTGCGCCAGCTGGAGGAGTCGCTGAGAGCCGAGAGGCGGCAGCTGTGTCCGGCCAGCCCTGCCGGTGAGCGGAGCTCCAAAGAGCCGAGCCGTTCATCCGAGG GAGCCGGAGAGGGCTGTGCCGTGGAGGATGGGGGCGGCGTGCCGGAGCCAGAGGAGGGCCCCAGGACGAGACACGACCGGGGGCCGGCACGCGCGCCGGACAAGGAGGGCGTCCGCAGCCAGGGCAGAAGTCAGCGGGACGACTCGGGCGCCTCTTTCTACGTCATTGAAATCGACCCCTCGGCCATCGATCTGCAGTTCGTCCTGCCCTCTCCTGTTGTCCCCGCGGAGCCGCTGGGCTCGGAGCACGGCTCCACGGACGGGGATCCGGGCGACCTGCTGCGAATTTCCCACGCGGGATCTCCGCGGGTGAATGGGCACCTTGAACTGGAGCCGGGCGGCACCCCTCCGGGGCTGCCCGAGCCCCCTGCGGGGGCCCGAGCCCCCTGCGGGGGGGACAGCCAGCCACCCTGGCTGTCGGGGGACGCTGACCTTGCTGCCGGGGTCTTATCCCAGGCAGAGGGTCCCGCGGATGGCTGGTGTGCCTGGACGGCGGAGAGGGCGTCTGTTTGCTCTTCGCCCTGCGATGAATGCCAGGCGGGCGCCCCAGAGGGGGACGGCGTCCCTCTATTCGGGTCTCAGCCGAGTGACCAGAAGC CCGAAACACCGGAGAGCGACACTGCTGCCCCTGATGAACAGGACGAGCTCTTCGCTGGCGGAGAAGAGCCCCAGAGATTTTCGCGCACACCCGTTCCCCACGCTCAGACTGGCCCAGGGCAAACCCTGCCCCCGGGCCACTCGGCTTCCGGATCCGAACCTCCCACACCAGCCCAGTCTCCCGGCTTCCAGATGGAACTGCGCCGGAGCAAGGAGAGTCCCAGTCTCCACGGCGGCCCCCTGACCCAAGAGCCCGCAGCGGGATATCATTGCCCGCACTGCGGCAAGAAGCTCTCCAGCTCCTACAGCGTCAGAAGACACCTGCAGATTCACATGAGGGATCGCTTCAGGTGCGCCGAGTGCGGGAAGACGTTCGGGTACCTGAGCAGCTTGGACAGACACAAGCGAATCCACTCGAGGCCCGACGAGCCGCCCGGGAAGATCTGCGGTCCACCCGCGGGCCACGTCCGACGGCTCAGACGTCGGAGAGGCAGGAACCCGCTGGGCTGTATCCATTGCGAGGAGCCGGCGAGCAGGCGGAACAGCCTTCCCCCGCACCGAGCCGCCCAGCACCCCAAGCGCCGTCGACCAGCTGAGCCCCCAGTGCCCCAGAAGGACGCAGAGGCCGGCGGGAAACCCCGATTTCCCTGCGGCCAGTGCCACAAGAGCTTCACCAGGCGCTACTCCCTCAAGCGCCACCTGTCGGCTCACACGGCCCACGGCCCGCCCCCCGCTCCCGGCAGGACTCAAGAGCTCGGGCAGGGAGGCGAGAGGAGCAGGCGGTGA
- the LOC102683104 gene encoding zinc finger protein ZFP2-like: MEGPVYISAFESQLSSFMDCLLKQAVSGITRLVEDSVVGLYGEIASKEAEIKALSDRLQECERELALVGTGEGDVRPGGSETDDGPAGGEGGCDLRATSAGQEPAYCGAKAAVVTPAYPDIVHIIVTPRPFPASEQEASFAAATLAGVANEHDYEPLAPPGCPRGGPVEEEEEEEEEGDEGYYNGVSDSQPAAGQGEPGVLLLAPVSHPAGVPEDQKRPPPPPADGKPYGCGACGKSFGQAQQLWRHQRAHAGKLRHLCQQCGKSFGQRGHLVAHLRSHTGERPFGCGACGKRFSRPETLKKHQSVHSGVTPYACPQCWKSFSRGDYLKSHLATHAALKSHLCPHCGKAFAQAKQVKIHERVHTGERPYSCPVCQKAFSQLAALSVHKRIHTGERPHACAQCGKRFGTLGALQVHRRTHSDDKPFSCTSCAKAFRTAKLLKSHQRTHTAEKPFGCGECAKAFKTAAELRLHQRAHTGERPYGCEQCGRTFHRVHHLEYHRRTHTGERPYVCDVCGKSFGRAQVLKTHRRVHTGEAPYACPECGLSFKQLGNLRSHQRSHARPAQPAGGGAGQADAGGAAAAAAPPL, translated from the exons ATGGAGGGCCCCGTGTATATCTCCGCTTTTGAGAGCCAGCTCTCCTCCTTCATGGATTGCCTGCTGAAGCAAGCCGTGTCCGGCATCACCAGGCTGGTGGAGGACAGCGTGGTCGGTCTGTACGGCGAGATCGCCAGTAAAGAAGCCGAAATCAAGGCGCTGTCGGACAGGCTGCAGGAGTGCGAGCGAGAGCTGGCGCTGGTGGGGACGGGCGAGGGCGACGTCCGCCCGGGCGGCAGCGAAACGGACGATGGACCTGCGGGGGGAGAGGGGGGCTGTGACCTACGAGCGACGTCTGCCG GACAGGAGCCGGCTTACTGCGGCGCCAAGGCCGCGGTGGTGACGCCGGCGTACCCGGACATCGTCCACATCATCGTCACCCCCCGGCCCTTCCCCGCCTCGGAGCAGGAGGCCTCGTTCGCGGCCGCCACCCTGGCCGGCGTGGCCAACGAGCACGATTACGAGCCCCTCGCGCCCCCCGGCTGCCCCAGAGGGGGCCCTgtcgaggaggaggaggaggaggaagaggagggggacGAGGGGTATTACAACGGCGTCTCCGATTCCCAACCGGCCGCGGGACAGGGCGAGCCCGGCGTCCTGCTCCTGGCCCCCGTCTCCCACCCCGCGGGGGTTCCCGAGGACCAGAAGagaccgccgccgccgcccgcaGACGGGAAGCCCTACGGCTGCGGCGCCTGCGGCAAGAGCTTCGGCCAGGCCCAGCAGCTGTGGCGCCACCAGCGGGCCCACGCGGGCAAGCTGCGCCACCTCTGCCAGCAGTGCGGCAAGAGCTTCGGCCAGCGGGGGCACCTGGTGGCGCACCTGCGCTCGCACACGGGGGAGCGTCCCTTCGGCTGCGGGGCCTGCGGCAAGCGCTTCAGCCGGCCCGAGACCCTGAAGAAGCACCAGAGCGTGCACTCGGGCGTCACGCCCTACGCCTGCCCCCAGTGCTGGAAGAGCTTCAGCCGCGGGGACTACCTCAAGTCCCATCTCGCCACCCACGCGGCGCTCAAATCCCACCTCTGCCCCCACTGCGGCAAGGCCTTCGCCCAGGCCAAGCAGGTGAAGATCCACGAGCGCGTGCACACGGGCGAGAGGCCCTACTCCTGCCCCGTGTGCCAGAAGGCCTTCAGCCAGCTGGCCGCCCTCAGCGTCCACAAGCGCATCCACACGGGCGAGAGGCCCCACGCCTGCGCCCAGTGCGGGAAGCGCTTCGGCACCCTGGGGGCCCTGCAGGTGCACCGCCGCACCCACTCGGACGACAAGCCCTTCTCCTGCACCTCCTGCGCCAAGGCCTTCCGCACGGCCAAGCTGCTCAAGAGCCACCAGCGCACCCACACGGCGGAGAAGCCCTTCGGCTGCGGCGAGTGCGCCAAGGCCTTCAAGACGGCGGCGGAGCTGCGGCTCCACCAGAGGGCGCACACGGGCGAGCGGCCCTACGGCTGCGAGCAGTGCGGCCGCACCTTCCACCGCGTGCACCACCTGGAGTACCACCGGCGCACCCACACGGGCGAGCGGCCCTACGTCTGCGACGTGTGCGGCAAGAGCTTCGGCCGCGCGCAGGTACTCAAGACCCACCGGCGCGTGCACACCGGCGAGGCGCCCTACGCCTGCCCCGAGTGCGGGCTGAGCTTCAAGCAGCTGGGGAACCTGCGCTCCCACCAGCGCTCCCACGCCCGCCCCGCCCAGCCCGCTGGCGGGGGGGCGGGGCAAGCGGACGCCGGGGGGgccgcggcggcggcggctccGCCCCTCTAG